The proteins below come from a single Sander vitreus isolate 19-12246 chromosome 15, sanVit1, whole genome shotgun sequence genomic window:
- the pdgfbb gene encoding uncharacterized protein pdgfbb isoform X1 → MSSWVQLLLALLAACLQCGVAEGEPLPAALVELVRNSPISSIEDLQLLLLTDSVDEEDGISAANGGHRLPRSLDAQPAQQALCKVRTEVVEVTRAMLDRSNANFLLWPPCVEVQRCSGCCNTKSLQCVPVVTHTRYLQVMKIEYINKRPTYAKAVVSVVDHVECRCQPAPRPSVPKKKSSRRQHNHQHRNQTLSQGHGQVKVHSKDELHQWDELKQNQRAHLEDLLEHHWSPRGDTFTQPGEGYSLVREDTAHTGEAIPFASHWAHNSTRLLGTKDQTENQENISSVDNVGAEGKNQLVEGGELLLLNNTEGKVNEGNERRDEGTQTHSPLWQEDRSKLSKSHTSGSSHPVTPNLRAKLSPTEAPGERVGSRFRPTKEPNPEPREQARRRDNETPEVVRILQIEEEKLEQERKELLLLHKRLDQEKETLKQQQLKREAEEREKEKETDRQHHLHGKHHHHLQTTTTQKPATTSTTTTQQPSAPAGPRPPARPKKRIRKNRKRISKAAMRAMLM, encoded by the exons ATGAGCTCGTGGGTCCAGCTGCTGCTCGCGTTGCTGGCGGCGTGTCTGCAGTGTGGCGTAGCCGAG GGGGAGCCTCTGCCTGCAGCCCTGGTGGAGCTGGTTAGAAACAGCCCCATTTCCTCCATAGAGGAccttcagctgctgctgctcactgaCTCCGTAG ATGAGGAGGACGGGATCTCTGCAGCAAATGGAGGCCATAGACTACCAAGGAGCCTTG ATGCCCAGCCAGCTCAGCAGGCTCTGTGTAAAGTTCGTACAGAGGTGGTTGAGGTCACCAGGGCGATGTTGGACCGTAGCAACGCTAACTTCCTGTTATGGCCACCCTGCGTCGAGGTGCAGCGCTGCTCTGGCTGCTGCAACACCAAGAGCCTGCAGTGCGTCCCTGTCGTCACACACACCAGATACTTGCAG GTCATGAAGATCGAGTACATCAACAAAAGACCAACTTATGCTAAAGCTGTGGTGTCAGTGGTTGATCATGTGGAGTGCCGATGTCAGCCCGCTCCACGTCCCTCTGTGCCCAAGAAAAAATCATCTCGCAGACAGCATAACCACCAGCACCGAAACCAGACACTCAGCCAAGGACATGGACAG GTCAAGGTGCACTCCAAGGATGAACTCCATCAGTGGGATGAGCTGAAGCAGAACCAGAGGGCTCACCTGGAGGACCTCCTGGAGCATCACTGGAGCCCCAGAGGAGACACCTTCACTCAGCCTGGAGAAGGGTACAGCCTGGTTAGGGAAGACACAGCTCACACTGGAGAGGCTATTCCTTTTGCTTCACACTGGGCACATAACTCCACCAGGCTCCTTGGGACTAAAGACCAAACTGAGAATCAGGAGAACATTTCCTCAGTGGACAATGTTGGTGCTGAGGGAAAGAACCAGTTGGTAGAAGGTGGGGAGTTGTTGCTGCTCAACAACACTGAAGGGAAAGTTAACGAGGGAAACGAGCGCAGGGACGAAGGCACGCAAACGCACAGTCCATTATGGCAAGAAGACAGATCCAAACTTTCAAAGAGCCACACGAGTGGTTCCTCACACCCTGTCACTCCGAATCTTCGAGCCAAGCTCAGTCCTACTGAGGCGCCCGGTGAGAGAGTTGGGAGCAGGTTCCGACCGACCAAAGAGCCAAATCCAGAGCCTCGAGAACAGGCGAGACGAAGAGACAATGAGACTCCCGAGGTGGTGAGGATATTACAGATCGAGGAGGAAAAACTGGAGCAGGAGAGAAAAGAGCTTCTACTTCTCCACAAGAGGCTGGACCAAGAGAAGGAGACCCTAAAACAGCAGCAGTTGAAACGTGAAGCGgaggaaagggagaaagaaaaggaaacggATAGACAACATCACCTGCATGgtaaacatcatcatcatctgcaaACAACTACAACACAGAAACCAG CGACAACATCTACGACAACCACACAGCAGCCATCAGCTCCAGCAGGCCCCAGACCCCCAGCCCGTCCAAAGAAAAGGATTAGGAAGAATCGCAAACGAATCAGCAAGGCAGCTATGAGAGCAATGCTAATGTAG
- the pdgfbb gene encoding uncharacterized protein pdgfbb isoform X2 — protein MLDRSNANFLLWPPCVEVQRCSGCCNTKSLQCVPVVTHTRYLQVMKIEYINKRPTYAKAVVSVVDHVECRCQPAPRPSVPKKKSSRRQHNHQHRNQTLSQGHGQVKVHSKDELHQWDELKQNQRAHLEDLLEHHWSPRGDTFTQPGEGYSLVREDTAHTGEAIPFASHWAHNSTRLLGTKDQTENQENISSVDNVGAEGKNQLVEGGELLLLNNTEGKVNEGNERRDEGTQTHSPLWQEDRSKLSKSHTSGSSHPVTPNLRAKLSPTEAPGERVGSRFRPTKEPNPEPREQARRRDNETPEVVRILQIEEEKLEQERKELLLLHKRLDQEKETLKQQQLKREAEEREKEKETDRQHHLHGKHHHHLQTTTTQKPATTSTTTTQQPSAPAGPRPPARPKKRIRKNRKRISKAAMRAMLM, from the exons ATGTTGGACCGTAGCAACGCTAACTTCCTGTTATGGCCACCCTGCGTCGAGGTGCAGCGCTGCTCTGGCTGCTGCAACACCAAGAGCCTGCAGTGCGTCCCTGTCGTCACACACACCAGATACTTGCAG GTCATGAAGATCGAGTACATCAACAAAAGACCAACTTATGCTAAAGCTGTGGTGTCAGTGGTTGATCATGTGGAGTGCCGATGTCAGCCCGCTCCACGTCCCTCTGTGCCCAAGAAAAAATCATCTCGCAGACAGCATAACCACCAGCACCGAAACCAGACACTCAGCCAAGGACATGGACAG GTCAAGGTGCACTCCAAGGATGAACTCCATCAGTGGGATGAGCTGAAGCAGAACCAGAGGGCTCACCTGGAGGACCTCCTGGAGCATCACTGGAGCCCCAGAGGAGACACCTTCACTCAGCCTGGAGAAGGGTACAGCCTGGTTAGGGAAGACACAGCTCACACTGGAGAGGCTATTCCTTTTGCTTCACACTGGGCACATAACTCCACCAGGCTCCTTGGGACTAAAGACCAAACTGAGAATCAGGAGAACATTTCCTCAGTGGACAATGTTGGTGCTGAGGGAAAGAACCAGTTGGTAGAAGGTGGGGAGTTGTTGCTGCTCAACAACACTGAAGGGAAAGTTAACGAGGGAAACGAGCGCAGGGACGAAGGCACGCAAACGCACAGTCCATTATGGCAAGAAGACAGATCCAAACTTTCAAAGAGCCACACGAGTGGTTCCTCACACCCTGTCACTCCGAATCTTCGAGCCAAGCTCAGTCCTACTGAGGCGCCCGGTGAGAGAGTTGGGAGCAGGTTCCGACCGACCAAAGAGCCAAATCCAGAGCCTCGAGAACAGGCGAGACGAAGAGACAATGAGACTCCCGAGGTGGTGAGGATATTACAGATCGAGGAGGAAAAACTGGAGCAGGAGAGAAAAGAGCTTCTACTTCTCCACAAGAGGCTGGACCAAGAGAAGGAGACCCTAAAACAGCAGCAGTTGAAACGTGAAGCGgaggaaagggagaaagaaaaggaaacggATAGACAACATCACCTGCATGgtaaacatcatcatcatctgcaaACAACTACAACACAGAAACCAG CGACAACATCTACGACAACCACACAGCAGCCATCAGCTCCAGCAGGCCCCAGACCCCCAGCCCGTCCAAAGAAAAGGATTAGGAAGAATCGCAAACGAATCAGCAAGGCAGCTATGAGAGCAATGCTAATGTAG